A single Denticeps clupeoides chromosome 7, fDenClu1.1, whole genome shotgun sequence DNA region contains:
- the LOC114793380 gene encoding uncharacterized protein LOC114793380, translated as MDFSDFTIEDLYQFFRSKKTQMSCMEKPEMFLNHLCDHDLVEENFCKEVIQRRSKMEKMKGVYQILDNLKGQPQSIKTFWGCVFKKHMLQQYPTLQELYTELKKLEGPDEQYQQMDIRKNQILPVGKLGVLTNEKIGRGLDMASLIKWNNYNQTEELPGPSSQAVSSQQQNAPESSYMVPVEKGQQKVIRKRFTCGRKYGMLNKEKLAKGNTWYHPTEFEEFRGKGDSKNWKSLSCSSDWSMGPECSSAVPPQPNPQFPGARRVNPVPAAFPGSHAGLPRFSAALTAQPPAQTSTSHGGERQFARVLRGQLSTTTSHRPVDCSRPVPNDRTTNFRPLQ; from the exons ATGGACTTCAGTGATTTTACAATTGAAGACCTGTACCAATTTTTCCGTTCCAAGAAGACACAAATGTCGTGCATGGAAAAGCCAGAGATGTTCCTCAACCACCTCTGTGATCATGACCTGGTGGAGGAGAATTTCTGCAAG GAAGTGATACAGAGGAGGTctaagatggagaagatgaaagGAGTATACCAGATTTTGGATAACCTGAAGGGTCAACCCCAAAGTATTAAAACTTTCTGGGGTTGTGTCTTCAAAAAGCACATGCTGCAGCAATACCCTACTCTCCAAGAGCTGTACACTGAACTGAAGa agctGGAGGGACCAGATGAGCAGTACCAGCAGATGGACATCAGGAAGAATCAAATCTTGCCTGTGgggaaactcggggtgctgacCAATGAGAAAATTGGTAGAG GATTAGACATGGCAAGCTTAATCAAGTGGAATAATTACAATCAAACAGAGGAACTTCCAGGGCCTTCGTCTCAGGCCGTAAGTTCTCAGCAACAGAATGCACCGGAATCCTCATACA TGGTCCCTGTTGAAAAGGGGCAGCAGAAGGTTATCAGGAAACGTTTCACCTGTGGGAGAAAATATGGGATGTTGAACAAAGAGAAGCTTGCTAAAG GGAACACATGGTACCATCCAACTGAATTTGAAGAGTTTAGAGGCAAAGGAGACAGCAAGAACTGGAAAAGCCTGTCCTGCagttctgattggtcaatgGGTCCAGAGTGTTCTTCTGCAGTGCCACCCCAACCAAATCCACAGTTCCCAGGTGCCCGCAGGGTGAACCCAGTGCCAGCAGCTTTTCCTGGATCACATGCTGGCCTTCCAAGGTTCTCAGCTGCCCTTACTGCTCAGCCACCAGCTCAGACCAGCACAAGTCATGGAGGAGAAAGACAATTTGCCAGAGTCTTGAGGGGCCAACTTTCCACCACAACATCTCATAGACCTGTGGATTGTTCTAGACCCGTGCCTAATGACAGGACAACCAACTTTAGACCTTTACAGTAA